The Chlamydia trachomatis A/HAR-13 nucleotide sequence GATCATAATGACCAAAGCAAAGAACAACGAGGCAATAGTGTGCAGAAGAGGTCTTGGAATTAAACTATACGCAGCACTGCGCTCTTCCAATCGAGCAATCTCATCATTTTTCTGACAATACTTACTAAAAGAAAACTGCTCAGTTCTAAATACTTTTACTGTAAGAATACCTAAAAGAAAATCCAATAACGCAGCGGCAGAATGATCTTGACTCTTTTGAATTCGTTTAGCCAATGCTTTAACTTTCTTTGCAATGATAACAATTGGCAAAATAAAAATAGGGAACGCTAAACAAACACAAGCACAAAATTTCCAAGAAATAGACAAGCACACTACTAAGGCTAAAGTCATAGTGATAGGAGCCTGAATGTAATTCACCATAAGGGCATTAATAGCTAATGCAATCATAGATGAATCTGCTATCACACGACTACTTAGATTCCCCATATCGTGTGCATGAAAGAATGTCATCGGGAGCGTTTGTAAAGCTAAGAAGTAATCTTTACGTAAAGAGCAGCTCACACGAATAGCAATTAATTGTGCTAAAAACCTCTGAAAAAATAGCGTTGTTGATTTCAAAATAGCAACAACTACTAGAAAAATCGCGAGGCATTGCAAACGAGAAAAGTCAAAACAACCAGAGAGATAGGCGGAAAGCCTTTTTGTTATTGACTGAGAGCCTCCTGAATGTTTCGCAATATAAGCATTCGCTTGAGGCAAAGATAGCGTGTCTCCCTCACCAACAATATTATCCCACTGTTCAAGAAGTTGATCTTTGGACAGCTCTTTCCTTTTGACTAAGGAAGCTCCCTCCTGCTTCCCAAAAAGAAGAAACGTATCAGGACCTGTCTTAGCAATAAGACCTAGAGAAAAAATTTCTGCTTGAGACGTTATCGTTAGCCCTAATATGGATAAAAGAGAAAAACCGAATAAAACTAAATGCTTCTTATGCCTCAGAATCGCTTTCAGAAGAAGTTTCATATAGACCTATCGTTCGGAATTTCTGATATCGTTTTTCTAGCAACTCTTCTACCGGTAAATCTTTCAATTTAAGCCATTCTTGAAGGACATATTCTTGAACACTACGATATGTGGCCGCAGGATTGTGATGAGCCCCACCTATGGGTTCTTTGATCACTGCGTCCACAATAGCAAATCCCTTAAGATCCTCTCCATGCATTTTTAACATGGCAGCAGCATCGCTGTTCTTTTTAGGATCTTTCCATAAAATAGAAGCACACCCTTCAGGAGAAATTACAGAATAATACGAGTGTTCTAGCATCGCTACAACATCTCCTATAGCCATTCCTAGAGCGCCTCCTGAACATCCTTCACCAATCACAATTACAATGATTGGGGTAGCTAATCTAGCTAACTCAAATAAGTTTGTCGCAATAGCCCAACCTTGACCTCTTTCTTCGGCTGTTAATCCAGGGAAAGCTCCAGGGGTATCAACGAGAAAGATAATTGGCAAACCGAATTTCTCTGCCATTTTAGCTAAGCGTAGAGCCTTTCTAAAGCCTTCGGGACAAAGCATCCCGAAGTTACGATGCATGCGAGATTTTGTGTCGCAACCCTTTTCTTGCCCTATAAGCATGAAACGCTGCCCTTGAATCTTTGCGAACCCTCCGACAACTGCAGGATCATCTCGGAACGTTCGATCTCCACAAAGTTCTACAAACTCTTCGCACATTCCTTCGATATAATTCACTGTTCTAGGTCTCGAAGGATGTCGACAAATTTGTACTCTTTCCCAAGGGGTGAGATCGGAATAAATTTTTTCTTTTAATCTATCTAAACGCTTATCCAATTTTTGAATCTCTGAAGAAGAAAGCAGGCTGTTTTCTTTATTTTTTTCTTTAAACTCGGCGATCGTTTTTTCGTATTCGACAACCTGTTTTTCATGAGGAAGTAGTTCCACCGTAGCACGCTCCCTTCTTATAAAAAAGAGTTATTTTAATACAAACAATAATCAAAAACAACCAAAAACCAACTATTTGATTATAATGACCTTTGTTTCACGCAAACAATTTTAATTTCTCTTAAAAAGAAATCAAGCCTTTTCAAATAAAATGTTTATACTATTTTGTGTGTAGGGAAGATTGATCAAAAAATTACTTCCCCAAAACCGATCTTTGCCTTGTAAAGAAAAAATTTCCATATGCGGACTAGAAGATAAAATCCGAACAGTCTCTTTTTCTCCTTTAATCAATACATCATAGGCTGGGCCTTTATAAGAGTCTGGAGATCCTGTACGCAATTTTGGACCATTGCATACTTGACATTGCGATCCCTTACAAAAGATAGCAAAAAACGCATCCTGATTTTCCCTATCCAAAGAAGAAGCAACATGACACTTTTGCTCAGTAATGTCTATACAATAACATGAATTAGTGCTAAACAAAGCATCTTGCAAATAAGAAAAGCCTGTTCTCCTAGAAGAAGGCTGTGACAAAGCTCCTGCAAAAGATATTGATACTTCTTCGTCTTTTTCTTGACATGAGAACTCTTTCACTTGGCCGCATAAACCAAATCCCAAACATTCTCCTGGATCCCCAACGCAAGGACCATAGTTGAGAACCCCCACATCTCCTATCAAAAAAGCCCCCACTCCGCTCTTACAACCACTACCACTAACATAAGCAGAAAAAGAAGGCGTTCTGCGCATCCAAAAACCAAGAGACATATCTGTTAGCGTGAACTGATCTTCTATACGGGCTTCTTTTTGGCAAAATAACAATTTACTAACAGCTGTTTTTTCCTGGTTGGATCTAGAGCCTTCTTGACTCCACAATGAAGGGAAAATGTTTCTCTCATGAGAAAATAATGCGTGTTGAAAAGCTATCATTTTTTGAACTTGCTCGTAGCTTGTGTCATAAAACTCTGCAATACGAGACAACAACATAGCCATCTCAGCATGCTCCCCAGGATAAGGAAGGCCTCCCCATAAAAAACCTGCTCGACGAAATAATAAAGCCGCTCCAGACTGCGTCTGATGCATACAAAGGAACTGGTATCCTAAGTCTACCCCTTCTTCCAAAGCTGCCAGCAAATAAGCGGCACGAGCGATATCATGAATATGTAACAATGGATGATGTAGAAAACGCTGTATAACGGTTCTTCGCAGCTTCTTATCCTGGAAAGACTCTATGAAACTCTTACTTTGAATATCAAAATTCCTCTCAGAGAACGCCTCTAATACGTCCTCTAACCCTAACTGCGATTCTACTAGCATAGTTAATAAAAAGACGTCCAATGGCAAAAAATAATCTTGAGGAAATTTAGAGTCAAGCTTGCTTACGCTGAAGCCTGACTCTACGATCGAAAGCAAAGCCGGGAAAAGGGAAGAAGACTAAGAAGATTTTGTTGGTGTTTCAATCAAACGTTTCATTCTTTTGCCAGGAGTGAACTTCACAGCTCTTCTAGCAGGAATATGGATAGGTACTGCTGCATTTTTAGGGTTACGACCAACTTTTGGCTTTCTCTCTACAACTTGTAGAACTCCAAAGTCTCTAAACTCTAATCTATCCCCTTGAACTAGAGCATCTGTCATCTTATCTAAAAAATTTTGGATAACAGTTCTCACGTGGTTAGGATGTATTTTATGATCTTGAGATATCGTACTGATTAGTTTCTTCTTAGTCATCGTTGCCATGGTAGCTTGTTGCCTCCTAGTTAAAGTGGTAACCCTTGCGTCCCTAAATACCGCAATATATGCGTATAATATGCATTCATCCTTTGGATTCAAGACTTTTTTTATCTTTTCCATGAACGCACAAAATCTACCCACGAGTTGCACTCAACCGAAACCTTCTCTACTACGAATATCCTTTCGAGCACTTAAAGGTCTTGTTAAAGCCCTCCCTCCCCCGGATTATTTATGCACTTTTTTTGCTCCTGAGCTTACTGATACAGTCTTGTCAACTTGTCGATTCAAAATAAAAGCATGTATGCCTTCTGCAATACCTTTGGCTAAGTGCGAGCGATAACGAGCATCTAAAAGAGCGGCTCGCTCTTTAGAATTGGAAAGAAACCCTGTTTCCACAAGGACCGCAGGCATGGTTGTTTCTCGAATTACCGCGAAATTACCTTCTTTCACTTTACGTTCGCGTAAAGCTCCATTTTTTTGCATAAAAGCCAAGATCGACTTACCTAAGCTCTCTGATTTTCTAGTCCTTAATATGTTTTTATCATTATAAAAATAAATCTCAGTTCCTAAAGCAGATGTATTAGACGAGTGATTACAGTGGATACTAACAAAAACATCAGCCTTATTCTGATTTGCTATTGCAGCTCGCTTACTTAGATCGACATATACATCCGTAGCCCTTGTCATTATCGTCTTATACCCCATGCGACGCAAACATCCTTGCACGCTTAAAGCTATCGACAACGCCAAAGTTTTCTCTTTGTACCGTAATTCCTTATCTGCAGTTCCCTCGTCTTTACCGCCATGACCAGGATCTATGACTATAAGTTCATTCCTACTTACCTTAGGAATCCCCGCAGCATCAGCAAAACAACTAACTGGACTACTTAAAGTAAGCAGCAACAGCAATAATGTCAAATTAACAAAGGGCTGCCAAGGCTTCACACACAACCTCTCGATCATCAAAGACAATCGTCTGATGTTTGAAGATCTGATACCCCTCATGTCCCTTTCCTGCAACTAGTACAATATCTTTATCTGAAGCCATTGATATTGCTTTCTCTATGGCTAGCTTCCTATCGCTCTCAACAACATAATGATCAGTTGAGAAACCTTTACATATATCAGCAATAATCTGGTCTGGATCTTCTGTCCGAGGATTATCTGAAGTCACAAAAGAAAAACCGTAATGCTCAGATACTTTGGCCATAAGAGGACGCTTAACACGATCTCTATCTCCACCACACCCAAACACAATAATTAGCCGACCATCTTTAGGAAGGAGTTGTAATAAAATTCTACATACATTGTCCAATGCATCTGGAGTATGGGCATAATCAATATAAACAGGGAATGGTCCCAATAAAATCGGATCCAAACGTCCTTTAGGAGCTGATAAGAAACGAACATCGCGTACTAAATCAGCAAAGTCTCTGCCTAAAAATTGATGGACAACAGCTAAAGATGCTAAAACATTATATACATTATGTTCTCCTATCAAGGATGTCTCACAAGGGAAAACTTGCCCCTGATACCAAATGTCATAAGAAGATCCTGATGAATACAGCTTCAATCTATCTGCTCGATAATCAGCTTCTTGATGGATTGCATAGGAGACTGCTCTTGCCTGAGAACCATTTAAAAAGCTGGGCGCATACTCACAATCCAAATTGACAACAGCTATACCTTTCTCTGGCAAGGAAGCGAAAAACTGCTTTTTAGCTGCAATATATTCTTCAAGAGACCCATGAAAATCTAAATGATCTGAAGTAATGTTAGTTAAAACTCCAGCTAAGAACTCTGTTTCACGAACTCGACCAAGAGCCATCCCTATAGAAGATACTTCCATAACGGCTGCAGATAAGTTCTGCTTAACCATTTCAGCAAAATACTTCTGCAATAAAATCGCATCAGGAGTGGTAAAGCTATCAATAATCCTATTCTCACCTAAAATGTGCTCTATGGTTCCAATAAGACCAGTTCTTCTTCCTGAACGCTCCATAAGTTCTCTAACCAAACAGGAGACTGTTGTCTTCCCATTAGTTCCTGTAATTCCTATTACATCCAGATGCCTTGAAGGATTATTATAAAACCTTGCTGCCAAAGAGGCTTCCAATGCTATAGGATCTTCTGCGATAATCTGAACAACCGATAAAAAAGGATTGTATAGAGAAGAGAGAACTGCAATCGCTCCATTCGCAACAGCCTGAGAAGAATAGTCATTGCCATTGCAAAACTGCCCTTGTCGAGCGATGAAAATATCACCAACTCCAACACAACGAGAATCTCGAGTCAAATTTCTAACAGGAATAGACTCGACTTTCCCATAAATTTTAGCCGGAATATTCTGAAGAAGTTGGTCTAAATGCATACCAGATCCCTAAGACACGCACACAAGGGCTTCAAAAAGCTTTCTCAAATAGTTTACTATACACATATTCGTTGTCAAGCTTTGTCGACTAACTACGTCATCTGTCAGAGAAAGAGCAAAGACAAGAGAACTCGTCTTTTTACTCTTTCACAAAAAAAGTAACTCTTATATGGAGCAAAGAAATGTTTTGTTTGTGAGATGTAATTATGAAATTGCTCTTTTCTTTATTATTAGTTTCCTCTCCCGCTTTCCTTATGCCAGGCTGCACACTCATCCCAAAGCAACAGACCTCAACACATTCACTCATATCTAAATAAACTCACTATTTGCGATTCCATTCCTCATATAGCAGCTTTAATTGAGAAACTTCTTCACGATAGGTGTGTAGTTGCTCGTCTAATGGCACACCTAAATAAGGCAGCACTCGAGAAGCTATTCTCGAAAATACAGGAGCAGCACACCGTCCTCCCATATAGTTCTTAGTTCTGTCTTCTCTTACTCCATAAGCAGGATCGTCGATAGAAACAAGAATAACTAAAGGAACTGCAGTATCCGATAAAGCAGCTATAGGAGTAAGCCCGATAAATGAAGCAATGTGCCGTTTTTTATCATACTTCCCATCGACTAATTTTTCTGTTGTCCCTGTTTTCCCTGCACTAGAATATCCCTTAGTAGCAGCACGAATCCCCGTCCCTCCTAAACATGTTGTGAAACGCATAGCACGAACAACATCTGCAACTATTTTTTCAGAAAGAACTCGAATTTTCTTTGGGTTTGAAGACAGTATTTTTTCTTCTCCTGAAGGAGAAACAATCTTTCTAACCAAGGTTGGACGTATCAAAAACCCTCCATTACCAAAAACTGCATAAGCTTGAACCATCTGCATGCTTGTAGCCAGCAAATTGTATCCCATTGCCAAAGAATAAGGTGTCGATAAAGACCATTCGGGAGATCCGTTTTTATGGAAACGTTTTCGTGAAGGAACCAATCCTACAGCTTCTGCCGGCAATTCAATTCCAGTTCTTTTTCCAAAACCAAAATCTTGCAAACGCTGTTCGTACCAATCAGCACCTAACTTTTGTACTATACGATCTGCAAGTTGAGCCATATACACATTGGATGACTTTTGAATCGCCATGTACATATTTAAGTATCGATTACTGACAATGTCTTTTAGAGGCATTTTTTGCCGTCCTGGAAATACTCGTCTACTAACATCTAACGGTTCATAAGGATCAAAAAGATTTTCTCCAGCACGTTTTTGCATCTCTTCATTTGCTAATAAGGCAATAGCAACAGTTATGGGTTTCATAATAGAGCCCGGCTCAAACACATCGCTAACAGCCTTAACTTTTGTATCTTCTATGCGATCATTGCAGTTGAAGTATTCCCTATACTCTCTCGGATTAAAAAAGGGATATTGCGCTAAAGCTAAGATCTCTCCTGTATGTGAATTCAGTACAATAGCTCGCCCACTACGAGCTTTAGCTTCTAACACGCCTAGGGCTATCTCTTGTTCTGCAATCGTCTGTACATTGGCATCTATTGTTAGATAAATGTCGCTCCCATCCCTAGGGATTTTAGTCACCTTATCAACGTCTAAACGGTTTAAAGGAGAACGCAACAACTTGCGTTCTCCATTTTCCCCTTCTAACAAACGATTAAAATAAGCCTCTAAACCTCCTGTAGGGAATGCTTCTCCTGATTTTTCATCTTTTATCTCCCGAAGGGTATGCAAAACCTGTCCTAACAATTTCCCGAATGGATAAGAACGTTGATAATCACTAATAAAGAATAAGGCATTTGACGGAATTTTATGTTTAACTGCGTAAGGTTTCCACCAACTTAAAATCCGATCACGAATAGAAATATCTAGAGAAACGTACAGTTTGCGATAACGCGATTTTCTATCAAATTCACTACGGATACTCTGATAGTCCCCTTCGCCAACCATAACAACAACCATACGAGCAATCTCATCGCGATACTCTTCCGGAATAACGACAGCATCTAAGCATAAATGAAATTTAGTGACATCAATGGCTAACGGGTGAAATTGCTCTTTTTCGCCTTTACGCAGACTGGTATTAGCAAAAAAGGTTCCTCTTTGAAAAGGATCTTTAACGCGAAACTCGTGTTGATTCGCCGCCTCCACAGCCCACCGCTCTCCATCACAAATTTGAATTTTGTAATAACGAACTATTAAGAGCGCGTATAGAGACAAAACCCCAACAACGATCAGAGTTAATTGTCTACGGTGATTCATAAGCTAAAACACTGATTTTCTCTTCGCTAAGATACTCTAGATACTGGTATTCTGGAAGAAAAGCTATCTGCAACAAATGTTCAGGGCTTTCTAATTTCTCTAGTAAAAAACTAAGCGCAACATTTTCTTGTTCTATCTGACGCAATTGAGCCCATAAACAAGGGATTTCTAAACGAAGTTTTGTAAGATCATTCTGTTTATCTATATACCGATAAAGAGCGCAACACAAAAGACTTAAACAGACAAGTAGTCGCGAAAACCGATACCTATTCATTACTTATCTTCAAAACTCTTTTCAAAACAACGCAACTTAGCTGAACGTGATCGAGGATTCATCCTAGTTTCTTCATAAGAGGGCATTATCACTTTTTTAGTCAATATCTTACCAAGCCCCCTAGCCTCAGCTTCTCTAAAAGCCCACTTAACAGGACGATCATCTAAACTACAAAAAGAAATAACAGCTAAACGCCCACCAGGACGTAACCAACGGAAAGCAGAGTCTAACAAAACTTTTAATTGAGCCCCTTCCTGATTAACATAAATGCGCAGAGCTTGGAATATCAATGTTAGTGGATGAATTTTCTTTCGCAATCGGTAGGAAGGAAAGACTCCAGACGTAGCATCTTTTAGATCTTTAACGGTCAAAATCTTTTTCTTTTTTCTAAAATGCACTACAGCTGCCGCAGCGCTCCTCCAAAGAGGCTCTTCTCCGTAGTTACGAAAAATTTCTCCAATCTCTTCTTCCCTTAAAGAATTAAGCACTTCACTTGCAGTCATTCCTCGAGAAGTATCCATTCGCATATCCAAAGGATGATCTTCTCCTTGAAAACTAAATCCACGTTCAAGGTTGTTTAACTGCATAGAGGATACTCCTAGATCAGCAAGCACTCCATCATACGTCCCATCAGAAGTCAGTGTATCCACTTCTTCAAAAGAAGCATGTCGCAAGCGCACGCGATCCTTAAAAGGAAGTAATCTATTTTCGGATAACGCCAGCGCAGACAGATCTCTATCCGACCCGTCATACCGTTCTATCGAAGGAAATTCGGTTAAAAAAGCTTCTGCATGACCACCTGCACCAACAGTCACATCACAAAAGACTACTGGATTACGATCGCGGAATAATGAAAGACTCTCTTTTACTAAAACAGGAATATGAGGAATTGAATCGGTCACGGGGAACCTTCTGCATAAAAGTTATTATCCATCCACTACTACAATAAGCCGCTTAGCTGCGAAAGTACAGCTTTCAAAAAATTCCCTTGTAGCTAAAGCAGAAGGTTGCAGTGTATCGCATGTTTAGTTAAAAGCACAGCTCTTCAATACACCTCAAACAGCAACTTATTACATCTAATACCTTAAAAACCTTTGCTTTACGTTCTCCCCTCTACCATACTTGACTTTTTCCCTCCCACGATTATGATTGAGATTGTGAGCCTCTCAAGGGAAACTTATGGTCGAAATTTTTAACTATAGTACCTCGGTATACGAGAAACACAGCTCTACGAACAAGCTTGTTAATGACTTCCGTAAAGAAATCCAAATGGAAGGCGCAGCGATTCGGGACATAGCTAAGCATGCTCAAATCTTAGATATGACACCCAAGCCTTCTGCGTTATCAACGCTCATGCAAACAAATAAAAAAACTTGCTGGGCGTCCTTTTCTCCTCCAACCAATTTTCATAAACAACGATTCTCCACTCCTTACTTAGTACCATCTCTCGGCTCTCCTGATAAACAAGACCAAGACATGGAAAAAATCTCTTCCTATTTAAAAGTTCTAACTAGAGGTAAATTTTCTTACCGCTCAACAGCTGACACGCTTTCACGAAAAAATAAACGCTCCTCTGATCAAAAGAGAAATGGACAACATTTTGAGCAGGAAGAGCTTGAAGTAGAAGAGGAAGTCTTAGTACGAGAAGGCACAGTATTGCTTAGAGCATTGGATCAAGGAATCAAGAGTTCTAATCTCCTTATCGATTATGTTATTTCTCGTATTTTTCAATTCGTACAAGGTTAAGCGTATATGTTAGATAATGAGTGGAAAGCAATTTTAGGATGGGGAGACGAAGAACTCGAAGAGCTCCGCATTTCTGGATATTCGTTCCTTCGTCAAGGGCATTATCAGAAAGCTATTCTTTTTTTTGAAGCTCTCGTTATCTTAGACCCTCTAAGTGTATATGATTTCCAAACACTAGGAGGACTCTATTTGCAGATTAGCGAAAATACCAAAGCTCTTTATGTCTTGGATCAAGCTTTACGTATGCAAGGAGATCACCTCCCTACCCTGCTCAATAAAACTAAAGCTCTATTCTGTCTCGGACGCATAGAAGAAGCATCAGCGATAGCTTCCTACTTAACGTCGTGTCCAGATCCTATCATTGCAGACGATGCCGAAGCATTACTACTTAGTTATGTAAAACCCCCCTTGGTTGCTGTTCGATAATGCATTTCATCCTGGGGAGAAGCAAAAAGTCTCTTCTTGAGAGATTCTCCTTCTATTATTGAGTATTAATAATTTTTGTTTCTGATTTCAGGAAAAATTAATAGAAAAACTTCTTGTCCTTAAGCGTATTTTTGAACGAAATGTATTGATTGCTTATCAATAGCGATGCTACATTTGCGATTTTCTCCAGGAGGAGGGTGCATTACCGAATCCTTAATTCCTCAAGCGATAAAGAGAACGCGATGTTAACTTGCAATGATTGCAGCACGTGGGAGCAGTTCGTTAATTATATTAAAACCCGCTGCTCTAAAACAGCCTTTGAAAACTGGATTGCTCCTATCCAAGTACTAGAAGAATCTAGCGAAAAAATTCGATTAGAAATTCCCAACATATTTGTTCAAAGTTACCTCTTGGACAACTATAAAAAAGATCTTTGCTCCTTTGTGCCTCTCGATGCCGAAGGAAATCCTGCCTTAGAATTCGTTGTTGCAGAGATCAAACGCTCTTCTCCTTTAGTAACTCCGTCTATCGCTAAGCCTGCTACAGAAGTTTCTGAAGAGAATAAAGATTTTCAGCTTAAGCTTAATGGAGCTTATCGTTTCGATAATTTCATTGAAGGTCCATCCAACCAATTTGTAAAATCGGCAGCTCTAGGAATTGCTGCTCGTCCAGGAAGATCGTATAATCCTCTATTTATTCATGGTGGAGTCGGATTAGGTAAGACGCATTTGCTTCATGCTGTAGGACATTATGTTCGCGAACATCATAAAAATCTCCGCATACACTGTATTACAACCGAGGCTTTTATTAATGACTTGGTTCATCATTTACGTGTAAAATCTATCGATAAAATGAAAAACTTTTATCGATCGTTAGATTTACTTCTCGTCGACGATATCCAGTTTTTGCAAAACCGCCAAAATTTTGAAGAGGAATTCTGCAACACCTTCGAAACTCTGATCCACTTGTCCAAACAGATTGTTGTAACTAGTGACAAGCCTCCAGGACAACTTAAATTATCAGAACGGATCATTGCTAGAATGGAGTGGGGGCTTGTTGCTCACGTTGGAGTTCCTGATTTAGAAACTCGAGTTGCTATTTTACAGCATAAAGCTGAACAAAAAGGATTAAATATTCCTAATGAAATAGCTTTTTATATAGCAGATCATGTTTACGGAAATGTCCGTCAACTTGAGGGTGCAATTAATAAACTCACAGCATACTGTCTCTTATTTAATAAGCCTCTAACAGAAACAACTGTCCGAGATACTTTAAAAGAGCTTTTCCGCGCACCTTCTAAACAAAAAGTTTCTGTCGAAAGTATTT carries:
- a CDS encoding DUF5399 domain-containing protein: MVEIFNYSTSVYEKHSSTNKLVNDFRKEIQMEGAAIRDIAKHAQILDMTPKPSALSTLMQTNKKTCWASFSPPTNFHKQRFSTPYLVPSLGSPDKQDQDMEKISSYLKVLTRGKFSYRSTADTLSRKNKRSSDQKRNGQHFEQEELEVEEEVLVREGTVLLRALDQGIKSSNLLIDYVISRIFQFVQG
- a CDS encoding peptidoglycan D,D-transpeptidase FtsI family protein; this encodes MNHRRQLTLIVVGVLSLYALLIVRYYKIQICDGERWAVEAANQHEFRVKDPFQRGTFFANTSLRKGEKEQFHPLAIDVTKFHLCLDAVVIPEEYRDEIARMVVVMVGEGDYQSIRSEFDRKSRYRKLYVSLDISIRDRILSWWKPYAVKHKIPSNALFFISDYQRSYPFGKLLGQVLHTLREIKDEKSGEAFPTGGLEAYFNRLLEGENGERKLLRSPLNRLDVDKVTKIPRDGSDIYLTIDANVQTIAEQEIALGVLEAKARSGRAIVLNSHTGEILALAQYPFFNPREYREYFNCNDRIEDTKVKAVSDVFEPGSIMKPITVAIALLANEEMQKRAGENLFDPYEPLDVSRRVFPGRQKMPLKDIVSNRYLNMYMAIQKSSNVYMAQLADRIVQKLGADWYEQRLQDFGFGKRTGIELPAEAVGLVPSRKRFHKNGSPEWSLSTPYSLAMGYNLLATSMQMVQAYAVFGNGGFLIRPTLVRKIVSPSGEEKILSSNPKKIRVLSEKIVADVVRAMRFTTCLGGTGIRAATKGYSSAGKTGTTEKLVDGKYDKKRHIASFIGLTPIAALSDTAVPLVILVSIDDPAYGVREDRTKNYMGGRCAAPVFSRIASRVLPYLGVPLDEQLHTYREEVSQLKLLYEEWNRK
- a CDS encoding UDP-N-acetylmuramoyl-L-alanyl-D-glutamate--2,6-diaminopimelate ligase, which produces MHLDQLLQNIPAKIYGKVESIPVRNLTRDSRCVGVGDIFIARQGQFCNGNDYSSQAVANGAIAVLSSLYNPFLSVVQIIAEDPIALEASLAARFYNNPSRHLDVIGITGTNGKTTVSCLVRELMERSGRRTGLIGTIEHILGENRIIDSFTTPDAILLQKYFAEMVKQNLSAAVMEVSSIGMALGRVRETEFLAGVLTNITSDHLDFHGSLEEYIAAKKQFFASLPEKGIAVVNLDCEYAPSFLNGSQARAVSYAIHQEADYRADRLKLYSSGSSYDIWYQGQVFPCETSLIGEHNVYNVLASLAVVHQFLGRDFADLVRDVRFLSAPKGRLDPILLGPFPVYIDYAHTPDALDNVCRILLQLLPKDGRLIIVFGCGGDRDRVKRPLMAKVSEHYGFSFVTSDNPRTEDPDQIIADICKGFSTDHYVVESDRKLAIEKAISMASDKDIVLVAGKGHEGYQIFKHQTIVFDDREVVCEALAALC
- a CDS encoding acetyl-CoA carboxylase carboxyltransferase subunit alpha, whose protein sequence is MELLPHEKQVVEYEKTIAEFKEKNKENSLLSSSEIQKLDKRLDRLKEKIYSDLTPWERVQICRHPSRPRTVNYIEGMCEEFVELCGDRTFRDDPAVVGGFAKIQGQRFMLIGQEKGCDTKSRMHRNFGMLCPEGFRKALRLAKMAEKFGLPIIFLVDTPGAFPGLTAEERGQGWAIATNLFELARLATPIIVIVIGEGCSGGALGMAIGDVVAMLEHSYYSVISPEGCASILWKDPKKNSDAAAMLKMHGEDLKGFAIVDAVIKEPIGGAHHNPAATYRSVQEYVLQEWLKLKDLPVEELLEKRYQKFRTIGLYETSSESDSEA
- a CDS encoding HU family DNA-binding protein produces the protein MATMTKKKLISTISQDHKIHPNHVRTVIQNFLDKMTDALVQGDRLEFRDFGVLQVVERKPKVGRNPKNAAVPIHIPARRAVKFTPGKRMKRLIETPTKSS
- the rsmH gene encoding 16S rRNA (cytosine(1402)-N(4))-methyltransferase RsmH, which codes for MTDSIPHIPVLVKESLSLFRDRNPVVFCDVTVGAGGHAEAFLTEFPSIERYDGSDRDLSALALSENRLLPFKDRVRLRHASFEEVDTLTSDGTYDGVLADLGVSSMQLNNLERGFSFQGEDHPLDMRMDTSRGMTASEVLNSLREEEIGEIFRNYGEEPLWRSAAAAVVHFRKKKKILTVKDLKDATSGVFPSYRLRKKIHPLTLIFQALRIYVNQEGAQLKVLLDSAFRWLRPGGRLAVISFCSLDDRPVKWAFREAEARGLGKILTKKVIMPSYEETRMNPRSRSAKLRCFEKSFEDK
- a CDS encoding ABC transporter ATP-binding protein; this translates as MKLLLKAILRHKKHLVLFGFSLLSILGLTITSQAEIFSLGLIAKTGPDTFLLFGKQEGASLVKRKELSKDQLLEQWDNIVGEGDTLSLPQANAYIAKHSGGSQSITKRLSAYLSGCFDFSRLQCLAIFLVVVAILKSTTLFFQRFLAQLIAIRVSCSLRKDYFLALQTLPMTFFHAHDMGNLSSRVIADSSMIALAINALMVNYIQAPITMTLALVVCLSISWKFCACVCLAFPIFILPIVIIAKKVKALAKRIQKSQDHSAAALLDFLLGILTVKVFRTEQFSFSKYCQKNDEIARLEERSAAYSLIPRPLLHTIASLFFALVIMIGLYHFHIPPEELVVFCGLLYLIYDPIKKFADENANIMWGCAAAERFYEVLDLAKQQSNVSEKLNEFQGLQHSIQFCNVSFGYVEDSPVLSDFNLVLKKGEAIGIVGPTGSGKSTIAKLLPRLYEVSHGELLIDSLPIQSYCKNSLRKHIGCVLQHPFLFYDTVWNNLTCGRTFSEEEVFHALKQAHAYEFVSKMPQGVHSLLEESSKNLSGGQQQRLTIARALLHNTSILLLDEATSALDAISENYVKEIVGQLKGRCTQIIIAHKLSTLEYVDRIVYLEQGKKIAEGTKEELLDSCPAFQRMWVLSGAKDWELNAVVK
- a CDS encoding N-acetylmuramoyl-L-alanine amidase family protein, whose protein sequence is MRGIRSSNIRRLSLMIERLCVKPWQPFVNLTLLLLLLTLSSPVSCFADAAGIPKVSRNELIVIDPGHGGKDEGTADKELRYKEKTLALSIALSVQGCLRRMGYKTIMTRATDVYVDLSKRAAIANQNKADVFVSIHCNHSSNTSALGTEIYFYNDKNILRTRKSESLGKSILAFMQKNGALRERKVKEGNFAVIRETTMPAVLVETGFLSNSKERAALLDARYRSHLAKGIAEGIHAFILNRQVDKTVSVSSGAKKVHK